One stretch of Halichoerus grypus chromosome 8, mHalGry1.hap1.1, whole genome shotgun sequence DNA includes these proteins:
- the FCF1 gene encoding rRNA-processing protein FCF1 homolog isoform X1, with translation MGKQKKARKYATMKRMLSLRDQRLKEKDRLKPKKKEKKDPSALKEREVPQHPSCLFFQYNTQLGPPYHILVDTNFINFSIKAKLDLVQSMMDCLYAKCIPCITDCVMAEIEKLGQKYRVALRIAKDPRFERLPCTHKGTYADDCLVQRVTQHKCYIVATVDRDLKRRIRKIPGVPIMYISNHRYNIERMPDDYGAPRF, from the exons ATG GGGaagcaaaagaaagcaagaaagtatGCGACCATGAAGCGAATGCTTAGTCTCCGAGATCAGAGGCT taAAGAGAAGGACAGattaaaacctaaaaagaaagaaaagaaagatcccAGTGCACTCAAGGAAAGAGAAGT CCCCCAACATCCTTCCTGCTTATTCTTCCAATATAACACACAGCTGGGCCCACCTTACCACATCCTGGTTGATACCAACTTTATCAACTTTTCCATTAAAGCGAAACTTGACTTAGTACAGTCAATGATGGACTGTCTGTATGCCAAGT gTATCCCTTGTATAACTGACTGTGTAATGGCTGAAATTGAGAAACTGGGGCAAAAGTATCGAGTGGCTCTAAG GATTGCCAAGGATCCAAGATTTGAACGATTACCATGCACACACAAAGGAACCTATGCAGATGACTGCTTAGTACAGAGAGTAACTCAG CACAAGTGTTACATTGTGGCCACAGTTGACCGGGACCTTAAACGAAGGATCCGGAAGATCCCTGGAGTTCCCATCATGTACATTTCTAACCATAG GTACAACATTGAGCGGATGCCAGATGATTATGGAGCCCCTCGGTTCTAA
- the FCF1 gene encoding rRNA-processing protein FCF1 homolog isoform X2 encodes MKRMLSLRDQRLKEKDRLKPKKKEKKDPSALKEREVPQHPSCLFFQYNTQLGPPYHILVDTNFINFSIKAKLDLVQSMMDCLYAKCIPCITDCVMAEIEKLGQKYRVALRIAKDPRFERLPCTHKGTYADDCLVQRVTQHKCYIVATVDRDLKRRIRKIPGVPIMYISNHRYNIERMPDDYGAPRF; translated from the exons ATGAAGCGAATGCTTAGTCTCCGAGATCAGAGGCT taAAGAGAAGGACAGattaaaacctaaaaagaaagaaaagaaagatcccAGTGCACTCAAGGAAAGAGAAGT CCCCCAACATCCTTCCTGCTTATTCTTCCAATATAACACACAGCTGGGCCCACCTTACCACATCCTGGTTGATACCAACTTTATCAACTTTTCCATTAAAGCGAAACTTGACTTAGTACAGTCAATGATGGACTGTCTGTATGCCAAGT gTATCCCTTGTATAACTGACTGTGTAATGGCTGAAATTGAGAAACTGGGGCAAAAGTATCGAGTGGCTCTAAG GATTGCCAAGGATCCAAGATTTGAACGATTACCATGCACACACAAAGGAACCTATGCAGATGACTGCTTAGTACAGAGAGTAACTCAG CACAAGTGTTACATTGTGGCCACAGTTGACCGGGACCTTAAACGAAGGATCCGGAAGATCCCTGGAGTTCCCATCATGTACATTTCTAACCATAG GTACAACATTGAGCGGATGCCAGATGATTATGGAGCCCCTCGGTTCTAA